The following are encoded together in the Pseudodesulfovibrio indicus genome:
- a CDS encoding B12-binding domain-containing radical SAM protein: MGRPAFPHIPWHGPDSGACSPRVLGINPWITDFAAFNVWSRPAGLLACLDMLRRSGATVALLDCLDPTWETRPDLGLKWPAPGKYGTGHYPKEEIEPPAPLAFMDRRYSRYGLPREQVKEALAALDPIPDAVLVTTIMTYWYPGALDVLDICAELWPDVPRFLGGTYATLCGEHAARHADAHLQQGPLEAPANWAAFWQLIDFDAPQPPANAGLSLALDLYADPVYSLVLGSRGCPFSCEYCASHALYPRFDQGTPNAVMETIQSEYERGVRDFAFYDDALLVNPDRWLWPVLDALPETCPGIRLHTPNAMHVRHLTPEVCTRLKAAGLVTVRLGLETTDFDHRHDVKLTRDQWEAGARNLLDAGFDLDDVGVYILFGLPGQDLSNVEQAVRHVRSYGFRPHLAHYTPIPGSPMFETACQASPYPLADEPLCQNNSIWPCVPGGFNWDEAKRWKLLLQGIGE, translated from the coding sequence ATGGGACGGCCCGCGTTCCCGCACATCCCCTGGCACGGGCCGGACTCCGGCGCCTGCTCCCCGCGCGTGCTCGGCATCAATCCCTGGATCACCGATTTCGCGGCCTTCAACGTCTGGTCGCGCCCCGCCGGGCTGCTCGCCTGCCTCGACATGCTGCGCCGTTCCGGAGCGACCGTGGCCCTGCTCGACTGTCTGGACCCCACCTGGGAGACCCGCCCGGACCTCGGCCTGAAGTGGCCCGCGCCCGGCAAGTACGGCACCGGCCACTATCCCAAGGAGGAGATCGAGCCGCCCGCCCCGCTCGCCTTCATGGACCGCCGCTACTCCCGCTACGGGTTGCCGCGCGAGCAGGTGAAGGAGGCGCTGGCCGCACTCGATCCGATCCCGGACGCGGTGCTGGTCACGACCATCATGACCTATTGGTATCCCGGCGCACTGGACGTCCTCGATATCTGCGCCGAGCTGTGGCCCGACGTACCCCGGTTCCTGGGCGGGACCTACGCGACCCTGTGCGGGGAACACGCGGCCCGTCACGCCGACGCCCACCTCCAGCAAGGGCCGCTCGAAGCCCCGGCCAACTGGGCGGCCTTTTGGCAACTGATTGATTTCGATGCCCCGCAACCGCCAGCAAACGCAGGGCTTTCATTGGCGCTCGACCTTTACGCCGATCCCGTTTATTCCCTCGTTCTCGGCTCGCGAGGCTGCCCGTTTTCCTGCGAATACTGCGCCAGCCACGCCCTGTATCCGCGCTTTGATCAGGGTACGCCCAATGCGGTCATGGAGACCATACAATCCGAGTACGAACGGGGGGTGCGCGACTTCGCGTTCTATGACGACGCCCTGCTGGTCAACCCTGACCGCTGGCTGTGGCCGGTCCTCGACGCGCTGCCCGAAACCTGTCCCGGCATCCGGCTGCACACGCCCAACGCCATGCACGTCCGGCACCTGACGCCCGAGGTCTGCACGCGGCTCAAAGCGGCGGGGCTGGTCACGGTGCGACTCGGCCTGGAGACCACGGACTTCGATCATCGCCACGACGTCAAATTGACCCGCGACCAGTGGGAGGCCGGGGCGCGCAACCTCCTGGACGCGGGTTTCGACCTCGACGACGTGGGTGTCTACATCCTCTTCGGCCTGCCCGGCCAGGACCTCTCCAACGTGGAGCAGGCCGTGCGCCACGTTCGTTCCTACGGTTTCCGCCCCCATCTCGCCCACTACACCCCCATCCCCGGCTCGCCCATGTTCGAGACGGCCTGTCAGGCCAGCCCGTACCCGCTGGCCGACGAGCCGCTCTGCCAGAACAATTCCATTTGGCCCTGCGTGCCGGGTGGATTCAACTGGGACGAGGCCAAACGGTGGAAGCTGCTGTTGCAGGGAATCGGGGAGTAG
- a CDS encoding sigma-54-dependent transcriptional regulator: MAANILILDDEKNYLLILESILEDEGYSVTTLSDPEMGLAYLEDSEVDVVLTDMKMPGLTGQDVLEHCKKNYPHIPVLIMTAFGSIEAAVEAMRIGAFDYITKPFANEELLLSISKAVQYAATQQENIRLKREIRDRYSKDNIIARGKGMHQVLDMVDRAAPSKSTVLILGESGTGKELIARAIHTSSPRREAPFVTVNCMALNPGVLESELFGHEKGSFTGATAMRKGRFEQANKGTLFLDEIGELTPELQVKLLRVLQEHQIERVGGAETLDVDIRIVAATNKNLQDSVARGEFREDLFYRLNVVSIFMPPLRERREDIPLLAAHFLEKYNKENQSAITGFTSAAMDYMSAFEWPGNVRQLENVVERCTVLARGDVIDADDLPPEIKDEDSQFKSAVDLLPTRLNLADTMDKIEGALVKRALVRTDFVQVKAAEMLGLSKSNLQYKLKKYGLTGKAK; this comes from the coding sequence ATGGCCGCCAATATACTGATACTTGACGACGAGAAAAACTATCTGCTCATCCTGGAATCCATCCTGGAGGACGAGGGGTACAGCGTGACCACCCTGTCCGACCCGGAGATGGGGCTGGCCTATCTGGAGGATTCCGAGGTGGACGTGGTCCTGACCGACATGAAGATGCCGGGCCTCACCGGCCAGGACGTGCTGGAGCACTGCAAGAAGAATTATCCGCACATCCCGGTGCTGATCATGACCGCCTTCGGGTCCATCGAGGCCGCTGTGGAGGCCATGCGCATCGGGGCCTTCGACTACATCACCAAGCCGTTCGCCAACGAGGAGCTGCTGCTGTCCATCTCCAAGGCCGTGCAGTACGCCGCCACTCAGCAGGAGAACATCCGCCTCAAACGCGAGATCCGCGACCGCTACTCCAAGGACAACATCATCGCGCGCGGCAAGGGCATGCACCAGGTCCTGGACATGGTGGATCGCGCCGCGCCAAGCAAGTCCACGGTGCTCATCCTGGGCGAATCCGGCACCGGCAAGGAGCTCATCGCCCGCGCCATCCACACCTCGTCGCCCCGGCGCGAGGCCCCGTTCGTCACGGTCAACTGCATGGCGCTCAACCCCGGCGTGCTGGAATCCGAACTCTTCGGCCACGAAAAGGGCTCCTTCACCGGGGCCACGGCCATGCGCAAGGGGCGGTTCGAACAGGCCAACAAGGGCACGCTCTTCCTGGACGAGATCGGCGAGCTGACCCCGGAGCTCCAGGTCAAGCTCTTGCGCGTGCTCCAGGAGCACCAGATCGAGCGCGTGGGCGGCGCCGAGACCCTGGACGTGGATATCCGCATCGTGGCCGCCACCAACAAGAATCTCCAGGACTCCGTGGCCCGGGGCGAGTTCCGCGAGGACCTCTTCTACCGCCTCAACGTGGTCTCCATCTTCATGCCGCCCCTGCGCGAGCGGCGCGAGGACATCCCGCTGCTGGCCGCGCACTTCCTCGAAAAATACAACAAGGAAAACCAGTCGGCCATCACCGGGTTCACCTCGGCGGCCATGGATTACATGTCCGCCTTCGAATGGCCGGGCAACGTCCGCCAGCTCGAAAACGTGGTCGAGCGGTGCACGGTCCTGGCGCGCGGCGACGTCATCGACGCCGACGACCTGCCGCCCGAGATCAAGGACGAGGATTCCCAGTTCAAGTCCGCCGTGGACCTCCTGCCCACCCGCCTCAACCTCGCGGACACCATGGACAAGATCGAGGGAGCCCTGGTCAAGCGCGCCCTGGTGCGCACCGACTTCGTCCAGGTAAAGGCCGCCGAGATGCTCGGCCTGTCCAAGTCCAACCTTCAGTATAAACTGAAAAAATACGGCCTCACGGGCAAGGCGAAATAG
- a CDS encoding tetratricopeptide repeat protein, whose translation MVKNSPLFLLFSGLLLVGLFLSGVYCGALPELGYELKAAARSGDASAQLELARAYYEGVFGMPDMARAAHWLQQAADQGNTDAEHILGRFYVNGVGVEQDAAAGIALLRKAADKGQAQAQAYLAQVFGQGMGVPRDPTQFLYWTRLAAANGDAQSQYNLAVLHLTGTLVPVDPATAHDWLVLSAEQGYTQAQIALGEYLVQGIDRDPDVVEACKWFAIAATRGHPKGREYLSQIVEHMTVAQMDEAAALAEAWLAARGLR comes from the coding sequence ATGGTGAAGAACAGCCCGCTTTTCCTCCTCTTCTCCGGCCTGCTCCTGGTCGGTCTCTTCCTGTCCGGCGTCTATTGCGGCGCCCTGCCCGAACTCGGATACGAACTCAAGGCCGCCGCCCGGTCCGGCGACGCCTCGGCCCAGCTGGAGCTGGCCCGCGCCTATTACGAGGGCGTGTTCGGCATGCCGGACATGGCCCGGGCCGCCCATTGGCTGCAACAGGCCGCCGACCAGGGCAACACGGACGCCGAGCACATCCTGGGCCGATTCTACGTCAACGGCGTGGGCGTGGAACAGGACGCGGCGGCCGGGATCGCGCTGTTGCGCAAGGCCGCCGACAAGGGCCAGGCCCAGGCCCAGGCCTACCTGGCCCAGGTCTTCGGCCAGGGCATGGGCGTGCCGCGCGACCCCACCCAGTTCCTCTACTGGACCCGGCTGGCCGCGGCCAACGGCGACGCCCAGAGCCAGTACAACCTGGCCGTGCTGCACCTGACCGGCACCCTGGTGCCGGTGGACCCGGCAACGGCCCACGACTGGCTGGTCCTGTCCGCCGAACAGGGCTATACCCAGGCCCAGATCGCCCTGGGCGAGTACCTGGTCCAGGGCATCGACCGCGACCCCGACGTGGTCGAGGCGTGCAAGTGGTTCGCCATAGCCGCCACCCGGGGCCATCCCAAGGGCCGCGAGTATCTTTCGCAGATTGTCGAACACATGACGGTAGCCCAGATGGACGAAGCCGCCGCTTTGGCTGAGGCTTGGTTGGCGGCGCGCGGCTTGCGATAG
- a CDS encoding polyphenol oxidase family protein codes for MAAIAFFPFEFVDIPQVGCAFTSRRGGVSEPPHDSANISFDVGDDPQAAAANRRAVFERMGLTGWCELNQVHGDVIHFDPAPHAPEEHARLDGDGMTTAAPGHGLVIKTADCQPILLAHRSGRYVAGLHAGWRGNKIDFPGSGVRRFCDRYDLKPRDIFAVRGPSLGPAAAEFVNFETDFGPSFRPWFDPAAKTVDLWRLTRDQLMNAGVPEKQIFGMDLCTLTMEETFFSYRKACASPVRETGRQCGIIWIRA; via the coding sequence ATGGCGGCCATAGCGTTCTTCCCCTTCGAGTTCGTGGACATCCCGCAGGTCGGCTGCGCCTTCACCTCCCGCCGGGGCGGGGTCTCCGAACCGCCGCACGACTCGGCCAACATCTCCTTCGACGTGGGCGACGACCCGCAGGCCGCGGCCGCCAACCGGCGCGCGGTCTTCGAGCGCATGGGGCTGACCGGCTGGTGCGAGCTGAACCAGGTGCACGGCGACGTCATCCACTTCGACCCCGCGCCCCACGCGCCCGAGGAGCACGCGCGGCTTGACGGCGACGGCATGACCACGGCGGCACCGGGCCACGGCCTGGTGATCAAGACCGCCGACTGCCAGCCCATCCTCCTGGCCCACCGCTCGGGCAGGTATGTGGCCGGGCTGCACGCGGGCTGGCGCGGCAACAAGATCGACTTCCCCGGCTCCGGCGTGCGCCGCTTCTGCGATCGATACGACCTGAAGCCCAGGGACATCTTCGCCGTGCGCGGCCCGTCCCTCGGGCCCGCGGCCGCCGAGTTCGTCAACTTCGAGACCGACTTCGGCCCATCGTTCCGCCCCTGGTTCGACCCGGCCGCCAAAACCGTGGACCTCTGGCGGCTGACCCGCGATCAGCTGATGAACGCGGGCGTGCCCGAGAAGCAGATATTCGGCATGGACCTGTGCACCCTGACCATGGAGGAGACCTTCTTCTCCTACCGCAAGGCGTGCGCCTCCCCGGTCCGCGAAACCGGGCGGCAGTGCGGGATCATCTGGATCAGGGCGTAG
- a CDS encoding ATP-grasp domain-containing protein — translation MIVLDYPYVSKFLVESVRDLGLPVLDTPQVRELAGGVPLDYIDEIEFSARLALGGKVYTNSENGLEHVLRCRCNEDLARQVDICKDKALFRETVANLHPDYRFLRVSHAGLSGLDLSDFPVPFVIKPARGFFSLGVHVVNDLADWPATLEAIETERAALNAEYPEAVVSGAEFILEQVIDGEEYAIDVYYDAEGNPVITNILHHHFLSAADVSDRLYYTSARIIETWLLPFTEYVRDVGRECGFNNFVTHIEVRVTPEGDILPIEANPLRFAGWCVADITNLAWDFNPYECYFKELRPDWDAILEANKGQAVVMVIGDLPPGTDRESIGSIDYQGFQSMFSNTLELRKIDYKAYPVFAFAFARMDEPELARLKLALAEDFCRFVKMK, via the coding sequence ATGATCGTCCTCGACTACCCCTACGTTTCCAAGTTTCTGGTCGAATCCGTCCGCGACCTGGGCCTGCCCGTGCTCGACACCCCGCAGGTGCGAGAGCTGGCGGGCGGCGTTCCGCTCGACTACATCGACGAGATCGAGTTTTCCGCCCGGCTCGCCCTGGGCGGCAAGGTCTACACCAACTCCGAGAACGGGCTGGAACACGTCCTGCGCTGCCGGTGCAACGAGGACCTCGCCCGACAGGTGGACATCTGCAAGGACAAGGCGCTGTTCCGCGAGACCGTGGCCAACCTGCACCCGGACTACAGATTCCTGCGCGTGTCCCACGCCGGTCTCTCCGGCCTCGACCTCTCGGATTTCCCCGTCCCCTTCGTGATCAAGCCCGCACGCGGATTCTTCAGCCTCGGCGTGCACGTGGTCAACGACCTCGCGGACTGGCCCGCCACCCTCGAAGCCATCGAAACCGAACGCGCGGCCCTCAACGCCGAATACCCCGAGGCCGTGGTCAGCGGGGCCGAGTTCATCCTTGAGCAGGTCATCGACGGCGAGGAATACGCCATCGACGTCTACTACGACGCCGAGGGCAACCCGGTGATCACCAACATCCTGCACCACCACTTCCTGTCCGCCGCCGACGTCTCGGACCGTCTCTACTACACCTCGGCCCGGATCATCGAGACCTGGCTCCTGCCCTTCACCGAGTACGTCCGCGACGTGGGCCGCGAGTGCGGGTTCAACAACTTCGTCACCCATATCGAGGTCCGCGTCACCCCCGAGGGCGACATCCTGCCCATCGAGGCCAACCCCCTGCGGTTCGCGGGCTGGTGCGTGGCCGATATCACCAACCTGGCCTGGGACTTCAATCCCTACGAGTGCTATTTCAAGGAGCTGCGCCCGGATTGGGACGCCATCCTCGAAGCCAACAAGGGCCAGGCCGTGGTCATGGTCATCGGCGACCTGCCGCCCGGCACCGACCGCGAGTCCATCGGTTCCATCGACTACCAGGGATTCCAATCGATGTTTTCCAACACTTTGGAATTACGAAAAATTGATTACAAAGCCTACCCGGTCTTCGCCTTTGCCTTCGCGCGCATGGACGAGCCCGAACTCGCCCGGCTCAAGCTCGCCCTGGCCGAAGACTTCTGCCGCTTCGTCAAAATGAAATAA
- a CDS encoding DJ-1/PfpI family protein has translation MRDFVSRLLVLAVLLLLLPCFSSPALADAQGGKVLLIVAPSDFEATEYTNTRKVLEAAGATCTVASTKVGSLKSNKNLRVQSDLALEDVRTADYDAVVVIGGNGIKRLWHNAQAHRVVREAAEQGKVVAAICAAPGVLANAGVMKGRKGTANAKSGAGGELEGNGCEYTRTNVEVDGKFVTANGPKAATAFGEAIAAAL, from the coding sequence ATGCGCGACTTCGTTTCCCGGCTTCTCGTCCTTGCCGTTTTGCTCCTGCTGCTCCCGTGTTTCTCCTCCCCGGCCCTGGCCGACGCCCAGGGCGGAAAAGTCCTGCTGATCGTCGCCCCCAGCGACTTCGAGGCCACCGAGTACACCAACACCCGCAAGGTTCTGGAGGCGGCGGGCGCGACCTGCACCGTGGCCTCCACCAAGGTCGGCTCCCTCAAGAGCAACAAGAACCTGCGCGTCCAGTCCGACCTGGCTCTGGAGGACGTGCGGACGGCCGACTATGACGCCGTGGTCGTCATCGGCGGCAACGGCATAAAGAGACTCTGGCATAACGCCCAGGCCCACCGCGTGGTGCGCGAGGCCGCCGAGCAGGGCAAGGTGGTGGCCGCCATCTGCGCCGCCCCCGGCGTCCTGGCCAATGCCGGGGTCATGAAGGGCCGCAAGGGCACCGCCAACGCCAAGAGCGGCGCGGGCGGCGAGCTGGAGGGCAACGGCTGCGAATACACCCGGACCAACGTCGAGGTGGACGGCAAGTTCGTGACCGCCAACGGCCCCAAGGCCGCGACGGCCTTCGGCGAAGCCATCGCCGCCGCTCTGTAG
- a CDS encoding MFS transporter: MRILVSAGRPVHYGWVICLTGCAVLFACLGLGRFSLGMLLPSMGASLHLDYARMGLISTGNFAGYMSAVLVAGTATQSLGARRAIALGLALVGGSMILIARCTSFVPVLVLYFATGVGSGLANVPLMGLVSHWFLRDTRGRAAGFMVSGNGLAIIFCGLFIPWVNQGSGGEGWRTGWLVLGGISLAVTMLAAILLRNHPREKGLEPLGTGGGPPASVPGAGKRAGVARRDVVHLGVIYLLFGATYVVYATFIVTSMVDAHHFGEDVAGRFWAVVGGLSVFSGPLFGWLSDRLGRRLGMIAVFLLFTVAYVFAALSGTGFLYGSIALFGIVVWSIPTIMSAAVGDYMGPEQAVRAFGFITLFFGAGQIVGPAVAGWLAEATGDFNGPFLLCAALTACAAGLAALLKKPAEAGRAMGS, from the coding sequence GTGCGAATCCTTGTGAGCGCGGGCCGCCCCGTCCACTACGGCTGGGTCATCTGCCTGACCGGCTGCGCCGTGCTCTTCGCCTGCCTGGGGCTGGGCCGGTTCTCCTTGGGCATGCTTCTGCCCTCCATGGGCGCATCCCTGCACCTCGACTACGCCCGCATGGGGTTGATCAGCACCGGCAATTTCGCCGGGTACATGAGCGCGGTCCTGGTGGCCGGGACCGCGACCCAATCCCTGGGCGCGCGCCGGGCCATCGCCCTGGGGCTGGCCCTGGTTGGCGGGTCCATGATCCTCATCGCCCGCTGCACGTCCTTTGTTCCGGTTCTGGTCCTGTATTTCGCCACCGGCGTCGGGTCCGGCCTGGCCAACGTGCCGCTCATGGGGCTGGTGTCCCACTGGTTCCTCAGGGACACCCGTGGCCGCGCCGCCGGGTTCATGGTCTCGGGCAACGGGTTGGCGATCATCTTCTGCGGCCTGTTCATCCCCTGGGTCAATCAGGGGTCCGGGGGCGAGGGCTGGCGCACGGGCTGGCTGGTCCTGGGAGGGATCTCCCTGGCCGTGACCATGCTGGCCGCGATCCTGCTGCGCAACCATCCGCGCGAAAAGGGGCTGGAGCCGCTGGGGACCGGAGGGGGGCCGCCCGCGTCCGTGCCGGGGGCCGGCAAACGCGCCGGAGTGGCGCGCCGGGACGTGGTCCATCTGGGCGTCATCTACCTGCTCTTCGGCGCCACCTACGTGGTCTACGCGACCTTCATCGTCACTTCCATGGTGGACGCGCACCACTTCGGCGAGGATGTGGCCGGGCGGTTCTGGGCCGTGGTGGGCGGGCTGTCCGTTTTCTCCGGCCCATTGTTCGGCTGGCTGTCGGACCGGCTCGGGCGCAGGCTCGGCATGATCGCGGTCTTCCTGCTGTTCACCGTGGCCTACGTTTTCGCCGCCCTGAGCGGCACGGGGTTCCTGTACGGCTCCATCGCCCTCTTCGGCATCGTGGTCTGGAGCATCCCGACCATCATGTCCGCCGCCGTTGGCGACTACATGGGGCCGGAGCAGGCTGTGCGCGCCTTCGGGTTCATCACCCTGTTTTTCGGCGCAGGCCAGATAGTGGGCCCGGCCGTGGCCGGGTGGCTGGCCGAGGCCACCGGCGACTTCAACGGTCCCTTCCTGCTCTGCGCGGCCCTCACGGCCTGCGCGGCCGGACTCGCGGCCTTGCTGAAAAAGCCCGCGGAGGCGGGCCGCGCCATGGGTTCCTGA
- a CDS encoding 5-formyltetrahydrofolate cyclo-ligase, with amino-acid sequence MAEKEKIELRKRLMARRAALSAEEIAEASSRVVQLVRTLFEWKNANEALIYWPIKGEVDLRPLVAELWQRGCRVLLPRCRPDTPGEMDLACAACEDELVPGPFSLMEPDAVKCPPVQECCPEIALIPGIGFDRKGNRLGFGGGYYDRLLATEQMRDTLVVGVAYEFQLIDDIPTQPWDKPVDVVCTEEELWRP; translated from the coding sequence ATGGCTGAAAAGGAAAAAATCGAACTGCGCAAGCGGCTCATGGCCCGCCGCGCCGCGCTTTCCGCCGAGGAGATCGCCGAGGCGTCGAGCCGCGTGGTGCAGTTGGTGCGGACCCTGTTCGAATGGAAGAACGCCAACGAGGCGCTGATCTACTGGCCCATCAAGGGCGAGGTGGACCTGCGCCCGCTGGTGGCCGAGCTGTGGCAGCGCGGCTGCCGCGTGCTCCTGCCCCGCTGCCGACCGGACACGCCGGGAGAGATGGACCTGGCCTGCGCCGCCTGCGAGGACGAACTGGTCCCCGGCCCGTTCTCCCTGATGGAGCCGGACGCGGTGAAATGCCCGCCCGTGCAGGAATGTTGCCCGGAGATCGCGCTCATCCCCGGCATCGGCTTCGACCGCAAGGGCAACCGACTGGGGTTCGGCGGCGGCTACTACGACCGCCTGCTGGCCACCGAGCAGATGCGCGACACCCTGGTGGTCGGCGTGGCCTACGAGTTCCAGCTCATCGACGACATCCCTACCCAGCCCTGGGACAAGCCCGTGGACGTGGTCTGCACCGAAGAGGAACTATGGCGGCCATAG
- a CDS encoding DEAD/DEAH box helicase, giving the protein MENPVTEYVSAMLDSERMAHQIAHYRIIEGGDARFGEVRRPWPAPLRGALSLLGIDRLYDHQAEACDRVRAGRHVVVATPTASGKTLTYNLPVMERILADPEAKALYLFPLKALAQDQLKGFNELAALLPLDGQEERRPTAAIYDGDTTPHFRKKIRNSPPNVILSNPEMVHLSMLPHHAGWAEFLAGLTHIVVDEVHTYRGVMGGHMAMVFRRLMRLCRYYGANPTFVFCSATIGNPAQLCRMLTGLDVHPILESGAARGGRHMVFLNPDASPSQAAIQLLRAALARGLRTIVYCQSRKMTELISLWAAERSGEFKGRISAYRAGFLPEERREIEAKMSDGELLAVISTSALELGIDIGGLDVCIMVGYPGSIMATLQRGGRVGRSQRDSAVALIAQEDALDQYFMRNPDDFFSRPPESAMLNPYNPVIMDRHLVCAAAELTLRRGEEFLREEEVGSRVDELVELGRLFEVEPDLPGHAAEIVSHLKRPHRDVDLRGAGSQLHIEDVSGGAGRKEIIGTIDAHRAYRETHPGAVYLHRGRTYVIRDIDFGSGAVLAAPERVGYYTRPRGAKDTEILEVLGSKPCFGIPVHFGRVRVTEQITGYEKRSVRGGKLLGIIPLDLPDQVFETEAIWFDIGHDIRRRCEDEYLHFMGGIHAFEHAAIGMLPLLVMADRNDLGGISTPMHPQVEGPAVFIYDGMPGGAGLVRQAFERADELVGTTLKTISDCPCELGCPSCVHSPKCGSGNRPIDKRAARFVLEAIRSGDPNSVTVKEIDVNTLPGIDLKKPAPKRFGVLDIETRYSADEVGGWGRADRMGVSVACLWDSGEEAMYDYEQDQMDELVTHLKAFDLVIGFNHVKFDYAVLGGLHPFRFRSLPNLDLLVEINDRLGYRVKLDNVAGATLGVGKSADGLMALKWWKEGRLDLITEYCRQDVAVTRDVYLFGREHGHIFFTNKAGQKVKLPVDW; this is encoded by the coding sequence GTGGAGAATCCCGTCACCGAATACGTATCGGCCATGCTCGATTCCGAGCGCATGGCCCATCAGATCGCCCATTATCGGATCATCGAGGGCGGCGATGCCCGTTTCGGCGAGGTGCGTCGCCCGTGGCCCGCGCCCCTGCGCGGTGCGCTTTCGCTGCTCGGCATCGACCGGTTGTACGACCATCAGGCCGAGGCGTGCGACCGCGTTCGCGCCGGACGCCACGTGGTGGTGGCCACGCCCACGGCCAGCGGCAAGACCCTGACCTACAACCTGCCGGTCATGGAGCGCATTCTGGCCGATCCCGAGGCCAAGGCGCTGTATCTGTTTCCGCTCAAGGCATTGGCCCAGGACCAATTGAAGGGGTTCAATGAATTGGCCGCGCTGCTGCCCTTGGACGGCCAGGAGGAGCGCAGGCCCACGGCGGCCATCTACGACGGCGACACCACGCCGCATTTCCGCAAGAAGATCAGGAATTCGCCGCCCAACGTGATCTTGTCGAACCCGGAGATGGTCCATCTGTCCATGCTGCCGCACCACGCGGGCTGGGCCGAGTTCCTGGCCGGGCTGACGCACATCGTGGTGGACGAGGTGCACACCTACCGGGGCGTCATGGGCGGGCACATGGCCATGGTCTTCCGGCGGCTCATGCGGCTGTGCCGATACTACGGCGCGAACCCGACCTTCGTGTTCTGCTCCGCGACGATCGGCAACCCGGCCCAGCTGTGCCGCATGCTGACCGGGCTGGACGTGCACCCGATTTTGGAGTCGGGCGCGGCGCGCGGCGGGCGGCACATGGTCTTCCTGAACCCGGACGCCAGCCCGTCGCAGGCGGCGATACAACTGCTTCGGGCGGCCCTGGCGCGGGGGTTGCGGACCATCGTCTACTGCCAGTCGCGCAAGATGACCGAGTTGATCTCGCTTTGGGCGGCGGAGCGCAGCGGGGAGTTCAAGGGGCGGATTTCCGCCTACCGGGCCGGGTTCCTGCCAGAGGAGCGGCGCGAGATCGAGGCCAAGATGTCGGACGGCGAGCTGCTGGCGGTGATCTCCACCTCGGCGCTCGAGCTGGGCATCGACATCGGCGGGTTGGACGTGTGCATCATGGTCGGCTACCCCGGCTCGATCATGGCCACCTTGCAGCGGGGCGGGCGCGTGGGCCGCAGCCAGCGGGATTCCGCGGTGGCGCTCATCGCCCAGGAGGACGCCCTGGACCAGTATTTCATGCGCAACCCGGACGATTTCTTCTCGCGCCCGCCGGAGTCGGCCATGCTCAACCCGTACAACCCGGTGATCATGGACCGCCACCTGGTCTGCGCCGCCGCCGAACTGACCCTGCGCCGGGGCGAGGAGTTCCTGCGCGAGGAGGAAGTGGGGAGCCGCGTGGACGAGCTGGTCGAGCTGGGGCGGCTGTTCGAAGTGGAGCCGGACCTGCCCGGCCACGCCGCCGAGATCGTCAGTCATCTGAAGCGGCCTCACCGGGACGTGGACCTGCGGGGCGCGGGCAGCCAATTGCACATCGAGGACGTCTCTGGCGGGGCCGGGCGCAAGGAGATCATCGGGACCATCGACGCCCACCGCGCCTACCGCGAGACCCATCCGGGCGCGGTCTACCTGCACCGGGGCCGGACCTACGTCATCCGGGACATCGATTTCGGGAGCGGGGCGGTGCTGGCCGCGCCCGAGCGGGTCGGCTACTACACCCGTCCCAGGGGGGCCAAGGACACGGAGATCCTGGAGGTCCTGGGCAGCAAGCCGTGCTTCGGCATCCCCGTGCATTTCGGGCGGGTGCGGGTCACGGAACAGATCACCGGATACGAGAAGCGGTCCGTGCGCGGCGGCAAGCTGCTGGGCATCATCCCCCTGGATCTGCCGGACCAGGTCTTCGAGACCGAGGCCATCTGGTTCGACATCGGCCACGACATCCGCCGGCGGTGCGAGGACGAGTATCTGCATTTCATGGGCGGTATCCACGCCTTCGAGCACGCGGCCATCGGCATGCTGCCGCTGCTGGTCATGGCCGACCGCAACGACCTGGGCGGCATCTCCACCCCCATGCATCCCCAGGTGGAAGGCCCGGCGGTCTTCATCTACGACGGCATGCCCGGCGGGGCCGGGCTGGTGCGCCAGGCGTTCGAGCGCGCCGACGAGCTGGTGGGGACCACGCTCAAGACCATTTCGGACTGCCCGTGCGAGCTGGGCTGCCCGTCCTGCGTCCATTCCCCCAAGTGCGGGTCGGGCAACCGGCCCATCGACAAGCGCGCCGCCCGGTTCGTGCTGGAGGCCATCCGGTCGGGCGACCCCAACTCCGTGACCGTAAAGGAGATCGACGTGAACACCCTGCCCGGCATCGACCTGAAGAAGCCCGCGCCGAAGCGGTTCGGCGTGCTCGACATAGAGACCCGCTACTCCGCCGACGAGGTGGGCGGCTGGGGCCGCGCCGACCGCATGGGCGTGTCCGTGGCCTGCCTCTGGGATTCCGGCGAGGAGGCCATGTACGATTACGAGCAGGACCAAATGGACGAGCTGGTCACGCACCTCAAGGCGTTCGACCTGGTCATCGGCTTCAACCACGTGAAATTCGACTATGCCGTGCTCGGCGGGCTGCACCCGTTCCGGTTCCGGTCCCTGCCGAACCTCGACCTGCTGGTGGAGATAAACGACCGGCTCGGCTACCGGGTGAAGCTCGACAACGTGGCCGGGGCCACGCTGGGCGTGGGCAAGTCCGCCGACGGGCTCATGGCGCTGAAGTGGTGGAAGGAAGGGCGGCTCGACCTGATCACCGAGTATTGCCGTCAGGACGTGGCCGTGACCCGCGACGTCTATCTGTTCGGCCGCGAGCACGGCCACATCTTCTTCACCAACAAGGCCGGGCAAAAGGTCAAGCTGCCGGTGGACTGGTAG